From the Candidatus Poribacteria bacterium genome, the window CTCCTCGCCTGCCTTAATAGCCCTTTCGGCTGTGGAATAATTGGAACTGGATGCGTCCAAATCGGCATCGTGCATCGCGGCGAGGTAAGCCGAGATAGATTTCACCTCATCAACAATGCGAAGGACATAACTGTCAGGGTAGGGATATTCTGTACCATCGTCTGTTTTAATGACAATGCCAGTGTCAGTTTTGGTAACAACGCCGGTGCGCACTCCACCGTTTTTGAGATAGACGACCTGCGTCATGCCATCAACAGGGAAGAAATTCGGCATTGTCGTATTTGCGAGATAGGCTTCGGGTTTCTTAATCCAACTTTCAAGCCATGCCGTATCTTTCACCTTACTGCCGATTTTCGCAAGTGAGGGACCAACTTTGGCGATATTATCGATTGCGCTATACCCTTCAACAGCGTGACATCCGTGACACCCAAGGTCTTCAAAGAGTGCCAATCCCTTCGTCAAATTCGGGGCATAGTCCTGCGGTTCATCTGTTTCAGGGTTCACACCGTAATCCAACATCATCACGCCGTCGTGGCAGCGGCGGCAGTTAGATTCCATGTAGCCTTTCGTTTCTTCGGACGTTCTACCGGTATGCTCATCTAATCCGAGGACAGGCGTGAGCCAGTATTCAGCATGTGTCAAGGCGTGGGCGGATTTCGCTGTGAGTGCCTGTGCTTGCCCACCGTGGCACGGGGTGCATCCAAATCTATCAACAGGGTGTTTGTCAAGAAGGACATCGCGGTGCGGATGCGTTTGAAGGACAGAACGATAGCCGGTCTCATAAGAGATTTCAACTTCACCGAAGACATCCACGTCACTGAAGGTAAGCGTCCCGTTTTCCGCTAATGTATATTCATCGGCTTCCGCTTCAAATCCATCAATTATAACATTTTCACTACCGACCTTGACGCTTGCGTGCTTGAGACGCTGTACAACAGGATTTTCGCCATCCCCTTCCACTTCAAATATTTCTTGCGCGGATTGATCGTAACCGGTTCTATCGGCGGAGAAATGGCAGGTAGCACACCTGTCTGCGGTATGATTGAAGTCTTCAAGATAGTATTGAACAATGGTGCGTGTTTCACGGAAAGGGTTCTCTAAGAGACTCCCCAAGAAGTTTCGCTTGATACCCCCGACGGAATGTAGTTTCTCTTCGAGAAGCGCAACTTCGTCGTGTTTTGCTTTATCGGCTTGCAGTGACGCAAGAGAGGCTTGTGCGGCGGTGATTCCCGTAGCGATCTCTGTATCTGTAGGATTATACTTCTGGGCGATGAGGTAGGTACTGAGAGCACTTTGTGCGTCCCCATTGGCTTGATAAAACTGCGCCAGAGCTACGTTCGCGCTTGCAAAGGTTGCTTCCGCTTCCAAAACGGCTTCAGTGAGTTCGCCTTCAATTTGGGACTCGAAATCTGCTAACTTCTTCTGCCATTTGTCAACAGTCTCATTGCGTTTCCCCTTCGCTTCGTGGAGGCTGTGCTGATATTTATAGTTAATAGCATCCGACTCGCTCTGTCGGAATTTGCGTTCCTGCAGTGCTTCATCCAAGGCGACTTGAGCGTTCCTGACCTCCTTCGTTAACTGTGCGAGTGCCTTGGCATCTGGCTCTTGAGGTGTAGGAAGTTCAGGCAACGCCAATTTTGCGTTCTCTAATTCCGCGTGTGTCTTTTCATACTCATATTGATAAAATTGCTGCTGGATCTGCTTCCATGGACGCCGAGTAATCATCTCACTCCAGAATCCCCATATCGTCACCAATCCTAACAATCCGGATAAAATAAAGAACAAAGCAGAATACGACTTACTCTCAGCAGGAATTTCCTTTTTGCTCCTCACGAAGTTTTCTCCCTTTTTCTAATTTTCCTTGCGGTTCGGTAAAACGGGTTTGTGTATACTCGTGTCTTTCCGTATATCCGCCTGCGTGTTTTTGCGAATCAACGGTATGAATGCCGTGTGGCATTCCCCGGGGCATTTCTGCGTATTGTTGCAGGCTACAATTTAGGTTTAGGAGTCATTCTCAACCAGATGCCTGCGTGTAACGAAAAAGCCTGACTGCCCACTGTTATTCTTAGATGTTGAACCACGGGGACACCCAGATGTATTTCACATTTAAAGCGACGCGCAGAATCATCTTTATCGGCAATGCGAGCATCGTTAAGA encodes:
- a CDS encoding c-type cytochrome, which gives rise to MRSKKEIPAESKSYSALFFILSGLLGLVTIWGFWSEMITRRPWKQIQQQFYQYEYEKTHAELENAKLALPELPTPQEPDAKALAQLTKEVRNAQVALDEALQERKFRQSESDAINYKYQHSLHEAKGKRNETVDKWQKKLADFESQIEGELTEAVLEAEATFASANVALAQFYQANGDAQSALSTYLIAQKYNPTDTEIATGITAAQASLASLQADKAKHDEVALLEEKLHSVGGIKRNFLGSLLENPFRETRTIVQYYLEDFNHTADRCATCHFSADRTGYDQSAQEIFEVEGDGENPVVQRLKHASVKVGSENVIIDGFEAEADEYTLAENGTLTFSDVDVFGEVEISYETGYRSVLQTHPHRDVLLDKHPVDRFGCTPCHGGQAQALTAKSAHALTHAEYWLTPVLGLDEHTGRTSEETKGYMESNCRRCHDGVMMLDYGVNPETDEPQDYAPNLTKGLALFEDLGCHGCHAVEGYSAIDNIAKVGPSLAKIGSKVKDTAWLESWIKKPEAYLANTTMPNFFPVDGMTQVVYLKNGGVRTGVVTKTDTGIVIKTDDGTEYPYPDSYVLRIVDEVKSISAYLAAMHDADLDASSSNYSTAERAIKAGEETVKTVGCLTCHAVDGLGSDFAPALDSVGAKVTANYLRQWIEDPKAYDPDTSMPSLRLSARELDNVVAYLMSLQQATTDVATDSIGEVDVAEGEALVRTYGCFGCHEIPGFENESKVGADLGEFGAKLADELDFGDTVGVEHSWTGWTVGKVTDPRRYQTRRIVSRMPVFQISDEDARAIAVLLKSFQPEQYPLSYIHNRSEKLNDIDAGRRLVKKYNCTGCHEIEGAGGDYQEVIIAHEGLSEMVAKQVAPPPLKAEGARVYPDWLFTFLKEPSDIRYGLKVRMPTFELSDDEATTLVKYFSALDDEPFPYETLETPTPTRAELRVGKQIFDALQCISCHPSQGEIIPEGSDKAGRPDLALAKERLKADWLIDWMKDPQSFQPGTAMPQAWPLVGGQHMPLDGYADNDAEKQIRLVRDYLISLGR